The following proteins are co-located in the Actinomycetota bacterium genome:
- a CDS encoding acyl carrier protein, translating to MSEIENVIRTLLTQEFKVEEGGIKPDATFEQLGLDSLDVVSFAMALEDRLQIEIPEKELDGVETYADALALLERKVGARA from the coding sequence ATGAGTGAGATCGAGAACGTGATCCGTACGCTGCTCACGCAGGAATTCAAGGTCGAGGAAGGCGGGATCAAGCCCGACGCGACGTTCGAACAGCTGGGGCTCGATTCGCTGGACGTGGTCTCGTTCGCGATGGCGCTCGAGGACCGTCTCCAGATCGAGATCCCGGAGAAGGAACTGGACGGCGTCGAGACCTACGCCGACGCGCTCGCGCTGCTCGAGCGCAAGGTGGGAGCGCGCGCGTGA
- the fabF gene encoding beta-ketoacyl-ACP synthase II, producing the protein MSAPGRVVVTGIGPVTPVGIGVDAFWESLIQGRSGVGKLEGFDTSGLSSRIAAQVHDFRVEEHLEPAVARRMERFAQLAVAAAQLAVADASLDLETSNRARIGCVVGTGIGGVAAFEAQVKVFAERGPSRVSPHLVALMIPNMAAGQVAMRLGITGPNECTVTACAASGHAIARAVDFLRAGRADVVLAGGAEAAVTPLTVAGFCATRALSTRNDDPEGASRPFDAGRDGFVIGEGATMLVLEREDHARARGARIYAEVAGYGLSADAHHETAPHPEGAGGAQAMRAALEDAALAPETVDYINAHGTSTSLGDIAETLAIRSEFGSHADRLAVSSTKSVTGHLLGAAGATEAAATVLALARGILPPTINLTDPDPACDLDYVPLIARKANVRVALTNSFGFGGQNASIVLVAHDG; encoded by the coding sequence ATGTCCGCCCCGGGTCGGGTCGTCGTGACCGGCATCGGGCCGGTGACCCCGGTCGGCATCGGCGTCGATGCCTTCTGGGAGTCGCTGATTCAAGGACGCTCCGGCGTGGGGAAGCTCGAAGGCTTTGACACGTCCGGCCTCTCGTCGCGGATCGCCGCGCAGGTACACGACTTCCGCGTCGAGGAACATCTCGAGCCGGCCGTGGCCCGGCGGATGGAACGCTTCGCTCAGCTCGCCGTCGCGGCCGCACAGCTCGCCGTCGCCGACGCCTCGCTCGATCTCGAGACGTCGAATCGTGCGCGGATCGGCTGCGTGGTTGGAACGGGCATCGGTGGGGTCGCCGCGTTCGAGGCTCAGGTGAAGGTCTTCGCCGAGCGCGGCCCGAGCCGCGTCAGTCCCCACCTGGTCGCCTTGATGATCCCCAACATGGCCGCCGGGCAAGTCGCGATGCGGCTGGGGATCACCGGTCCGAACGAGTGCACGGTGACGGCGTGCGCGGCGAGCGGCCACGCGATCGCGCGAGCGGTCGACTTCCTCCGCGCCGGACGTGCCGACGTCGTGCTCGCCGGTGGAGCGGAGGCGGCCGTCACGCCGCTGACCGTGGCCGGGTTCTGCGCGACGCGCGCGTTGTCGACGCGCAACGACGATCCCGAAGGAGCGTCGCGTCCCTTCGACGCCGGCCGCGACGGGTTCGTGATCGGCGAGGGCGCGACCATGCTGGTCCTCGAACGCGAGGACCACGCGCGCGCCCGCGGCGCGCGGATCTACGCTGAGGTCGCCGGCTATGGGCTGTCGGCCGACGCGCACCACGAAACCGCCCCACATCCCGAAGGCGCCGGCGGGGCGCAGGCCATGCGGGCTGCGTTGGAGGACGCCGCCCTCGCACCCGAGACGGTGGACTACATCAACGCGCACGGCACATCGACATCGCTCGGCGACATCGCGGAGACCCTCGCCATCCGGTCGGAGTTCGGCTCGCACGCGGACCGGCTCGCGGTGTCCTCGACGAAGTCGGTGACGGGGCACTTGCTCGGCGCGGCCGGCGCGACCGAGGCGGCGGCGACGGTGCTCGCGCTGGCCCGAGGGATCCTGCCTCCCACGATCAATCTGACCGATCCCGATCCCGCGTGCGATCTCGACTACGTGCCGCTCATCGCGCGGAAGGCGAACGTGCGCGTCGCGCTGACCAACTCATTCGGGTTCGGCGGACAGAATGCGTCGATCGTTCTGGTGGCGCACGATGGATAG
- a CDS encoding transposase yields the protein MEGVKLRKDGFMPRPNSHPRELRDRAVRMVAEIGEPGAIRRVADKLGVSQNTVRFWVNKAPADKGGRSKLTTEEQSELRELRKEVVELRRANEILKSASAFFAKELDRPRTR from the coding sequence ATGGAGGGTGTGAAGCTACGAAAGGATGGCTTTATGCCCAGACCAAACTCACACCCTAGGGAACTGCGGGACCGTGCGGTGCGCATGGTCGCTGAGATCGGTGAGCCTGGTGCGATCCGGCGTGTGGCGGACAAGCTCGGCGTGTCGCAGAACACGGTGCGATTCTGGGTCAACAAGGCGCCGGCCGACAAGGGCGGCCGTTCGAAGTTGACCACAGAGGAGCAGAGCGAACTTCGAGAGCTCCGCAAGGAAGTCGTGGAGCTGCGCCGCGCGAACGAGATCTTAAAGTCCGCATCAGCGTTTTTCGCCAAGGAGCTCGACCGTCCCCGCACGAGATGA
- a CDS encoding AbrB/MazE/SpoVT family DNA-binding domain-containing protein — protein MTLPKSVREALGLKDGDRVLFRVLKGRAVLAKVPDFLELAGAVPVPPAKRGASWSDIKATTWRRRAAARR, from the coding sequence GTGACGCTGCCAAAGTCGGTGCGGGAGGCTCTTGGACTCAAGGATGGTGATCGAGTCCTCTTCCGTGTCCTAAAGGGCCGGGCCGTTCTTGCGAAGGTGCCGGATTTCCTCGAGTTGGCCGGCGCCGTGCCTGTGCCTCCGGCTAAGAGAGGGGCCTCCTGGTCGGACATCAAAGCGACGACCTGGCGCAGGCGCGCAGCCGCGAGAAGGTGA
- a CDS encoding lysophospholipid acyltransferase family protein, with the protein MGERVYTTVIGAALGMLKTMKWSVTVIGGENVPTHGPAVLASNHIGYLDFVFSGYAAREQGRRVRFLAKKEIFDKRGVGWLMRQMGHVPVDRDGAAKDSLTAAKDEIARGEIIGMFPEATISPSFVPRRGKTGTVRLAQETGAPLIPVGIWGTQRILTKWRPKNFKRGIPVVVNVGKPMDAAPDEDAQVITDRLMERINELLAEAQAAYPAEPRSDDDRWWMPAHLGGTAPTPEDAEQRLENERAARAQRRAKAGKS; encoded by the coding sequence ATGGGAGAACGCGTTTACACGACGGTTATCGGAGCGGCGCTCGGCATGCTCAAGACGATGAAGTGGTCGGTGACGGTGATCGGCGGCGAGAACGTCCCGACGCACGGCCCGGCGGTGCTCGCTTCCAACCACATCGGATACTTGGACTTCGTGTTTTCCGGCTACGCCGCGCGCGAGCAGGGCCGCCGCGTGCGCTTCCTGGCGAAGAAGGAGATCTTCGACAAGCGCGGGGTCGGCTGGCTCATGCGCCAGATGGGGCACGTTCCGGTGGATCGCGACGGCGCGGCCAAGGACAGCCTGACCGCCGCGAAGGACGAGATCGCTCGCGGCGAGATCATCGGCATGTTCCCCGAAGCGACGATCAGCCCCTCGTTCGTGCCGCGCCGCGGCAAGACCGGCACCGTGCGCCTCGCGCAAGAGACGGGCGCGCCGCTGATCCCGGTCGGTATCTGGGGGACGCAACGCATCCTCACCAAGTGGCGTCCGAAGAACTTCAAGCGGGGGATCCCGGTCGTCGTGAACGTCGGGAAGCCGATGGACGCGGCGCCAGACGAGGACGCGCAGGTGATCACCGACCGTCTCATGGAGCGGATCAACGAGCTGCTCGCCGAGGCGCAGGCTGCCTATCCCGCCGAGCCGCGCAGCGACGACGACCGCTGGTGGATGCCGGCGCACCTCGGCGGCACGGCCCCGACGCCGGAGGACGCCGAGCAGAGGCTCGAGAATGAGCGAGCGGCGCGAGCGCAACGTCGCGCGAAGGCTGGGAAGAGCTAG
- a CDS encoding integrase core domain-containing protein produces MGNWPTSGWWIRFASSTTTITASTGRARSGSSSAGKGSTSLGAVGDSYDNAMAETVIGLYKAELIHRRGPWRRFEDVEIATLEWIDWWNRRRIHSAIGDVPPAEFEAAYATPIADDDSAP; encoded by the coding sequence ATCGGGAACTGGCCGACGAGTGGTTGGTGGATCAGATTCGCCTCGTCCACGACGACAATTACGGCGTCTACGGGGCGCGCAAGGTCTGGAAGCAGCTCGGCCGGGAAGGGATCCACGTCCCTCGGTGCCGTCGGCGACTCCTACGACAACGCCATGGCCGAGACCGTCATCGGGCTCTACAAAGCGGAGCTGATCCATCGCCGTGGACCATGGCGCCGCTTCGAAGACGTCGAGATCGCAACGTTGGAATGGATCGACTGGTGGAACCGGCGTCGCATCCACTCCGCGATCGGCGACGTGCCACCCGCCGAGTTTGAAGCTGCCTATGCAACGCCGATCGCCGACGACGACTCCGCGCCGTGA
- a CDS encoding CsbD family protein, whose product MNTDLKAEGKWDQMKGRVKEAWGDLTDDDLDKSEGKMDRLVGTIKEKTGETIDVIEEKLGKLMDAVGDKAHKN is encoded by the coding sequence ATGAACACCGATCTCAAGGCTGAAGGCAAGTGGGACCAGATGAAGGGCCGCGTCAAGGAAGCCTGGGGCGACCTGACCGATGATGACCTCGACAAGTCCGAGGGGAAGATGGACCGCCTGGTCGGCACCATCAAGGAGAAGACCGGCGAGACCATCGACGTGATCGAGGAGAAGCTCGGCAAGTTGATGGACGCGGTCGGCGACAAGGCCCACAAGAACTAA
- the fabL gene encoding enoyl-[acyl-carrier-protein] reductase FabL has protein sequence MDSERFDGRVALVTGGSRGIGRAVALRFAREGADVAVGFFRDREAAEKTVAEIEEIGRRGVAVRGHVGDPDKISELVASARSELGPMDIVISNAASGVLRPLAEMDLKGWQWTMDVNARALLLLAQAVRPDMRERGGGAIVALSSLGSERFLPAYGAVGASKAALESLVRYLAVEGAPDAIRVNAVSAGVVDTDALRHFPDREGMLATATTRTPAGRTVTPEDVAAIVCFLCSEDAWMIRGETVRVDGGYSLIA, from the coding sequence ATGGATAGCGAGCGGTTCGACGGACGCGTCGCTCTGGTGACCGGGGGGTCGCGCGGGATCGGGCGTGCGGTTGCCCTGCGTTTCGCACGCGAAGGCGCCGACGTTGCCGTCGGCTTCTTCCGCGATCGCGAGGCGGCAGAGAAGACGGTCGCCGAGATCGAGGAGATCGGCCGGCGGGGCGTCGCCGTTCGCGGCCACGTCGGCGACCCAGACAAGATCAGCGAGCTCGTCGCCTCCGCTCGATCCGAGCTGGGTCCGATGGACATCGTGATCAGCAACGCCGCTTCCGGGGTGCTGCGTCCGCTGGCCGAGATGGATCTGAAAGGCTGGCAGTGGACGATGGACGTGAACGCGCGCGCTCTCCTGCTGCTCGCGCAGGCGGTGCGCCCGGACATGCGCGAACGGGGCGGCGGTGCGATCGTCGCGCTGTCGAGCCTCGGATCGGAACGCTTCCTGCCAGCCTACGGAGCGGTCGGGGCCTCGAAGGCGGCGCTCGAATCGCTCGTTCGATACCTCGCCGTCGAGGGCGCCCCCGACGCGATCCGCGTCAATGCGGTATCCGCAGGGGTCGTGGACACGGACGCACTCCGTCATTTCCCCGATCGGGAGGGGATGCTGGCAACGGCGACCACCCGCACGCCGGCGGGTCGCACCGTGACACCCGAGGACGTCGCGGCGATCGTCTGCTTCCTGTGCTCGGAAGACGCATGGATGATCCGGGGCGAGACGGTGCGCGTCGACGGCGGCTACTCGTTGATCGCATGA
- a CDS encoding PIN domain-containing protein has translation MRALLDTNVLVRHLTGDPPQQARRATALLRARHELILTDLVFAEMVYVLESFYERPRAEISEMARALLALPSIAVMDHDLLLRAVELYELVRLDFAEAYLAGLAELTDVRRVASFDRQIDRVETVKRVEP, from the coding sequence GTGAGGGCTCTCCTCGATACGAACGTCCTGGTCCGACATCTGACCGGAGATCCTCCGCAACAGGCGCGACGGGCGACCGCCTTGTTGCGCGCTCGGCACGAGCTGATCCTCACCGATCTGGTTTTCGCAGAGATGGTGTATGTCCTCGAGTCGTTCTATGAGAGACCCCGTGCGGAGATCTCGGAGATGGCGCGCGCTTTGCTCGCGCTTCCTTCCATCGCGGTGATGGACCACGATCTTCTTCTGCGCGCCGTCGAGCTTTACGAGCTCGTGCGCCTGGACTTCGCTGAGGCATACCTGGCGGGCTTGGCCGAGCTCACCGATGTGAGGCGCGTCGCGTCGTTCGATCGTCAGATTGATCGCGTAGAGACAGTCAAGCGGGTCGAACCCTAG
- a CDS encoding 3-oxoacyl-ACP reductase family protein, with amino-acid sequence MRELEGKVALVTGASRGIGRASAVALAGRGASVAVNYREDKEGAAETARAIEEAGGVALVVRGDVADAGDVEAMFGEAESGLGPVEILVANAGATRDRVMLRMSEEDWTSVLDVNLTGVWRVVKRALRPMLRARWGRVIAVSSVAGLHGNIGQANYCAAKAGEIGLIKAVAREVASKGVTANVVAPGYTDTALFRAVPEVAQAAALAQVPAGRFGEPEEIGGVVAFLASPRASYVNGSVVVVDGGLSS; translated from the coding sequence ATGAGAGAACTCGAGGGCAAGGTCGCACTCGTGACCGGCGCTTCTCGCGGCATCGGGCGCGCGTCCGCCGTGGCACTCGCCGGACGAGGCGCGTCGGTGGCGGTCAACTACCGGGAAGACAAGGAAGGCGCGGCGGAGACCGCGCGCGCCATCGAGGAGGCGGGAGGCGTCGCGCTCGTCGTCCGGGGCGACGTGGCCGACGCGGGCGACGTCGAGGCGATGTTCGGTGAGGCCGAGTCCGGGCTTGGTCCCGTCGAGATCCTCGTCGCCAACGCGGGCGCCACGCGCGACCGCGTGATGCTGAGGATGAGCGAAGAGGACTGGACGTCGGTCCTCGACGTGAACCTGACGGGGGTCTGGCGGGTCGTGAAACGCGCGCTCCGGCCGATGCTGCGGGCGCGGTGGGGTCGCGTCATCGCGGTTTCGTCGGTCGCCGGACTGCACGGCAACATCGGCCAGGCGAACTACTGCGCGGCCAAGGCCGGCGAGATCGGCTTGATCAAAGCGGTCGCGCGCGAGGTCGCATCGAAAGGCGTCACGGCGAACGTCGTGGCGCCGGGGTACACGGACACCGCGCTTTTCCGCGCCGTCCCGGAGGTGGCACAGGCAGCGGCGCTCGCACAAGTCCCGGCCGGTCGTTTCGGCGAGCCCGAAGAGATCGGCGGGGTAGTGGCTTTCCTCGCGTCGCCCCGCGCGAGCTACGTGAACGGTTCGGTCGTGGTGGTCGACGGTGGATTGTCGAGTTGA
- a CDS encoding acyl-CoA carboxylase subunit beta, giving the protein MNMHAVNGGTAVEAPEETEPARDALLRRRGEMIAEGPRPPRPRTARRRAEALCDEGSFAELDPFRRARPSGYAAVKARDGDGVVTGWGTISGRPVVVVAHDFSFAGGSIGAVFAEKITRAQRLALERRCPIVYLNDSGGARIHEGIEALHGCGQIMALNVAARRTIPQISVILGPCAGAAAYSPALTDWTIMVAGRSQMFLTGPEVVRAATGERIDPESLGGAALHARESGVAHLEASDEDEALAAARRLLSYVPQAAGADLLERLPAPPPPARVAALPDIVPAHPGTPFDMRSLLAGILDAGVLFELMPGVGQSLLTGLARLDGVPVGVVASQPARRGGILDARTATKGARFVEFCGRFGLPIVTLVDVPGFMPGSAEERRGVITHGAALLAAYVDAAVPKLTVIVRKAYGGAYIAMGSRSLGAAHTWAWPGAEIAVMGPEAAVGLLHRRELATATDPQAERRTLAAKYRATVTSPFVAAEAGVIDEVILPEETRTRLVAALRLALS; this is encoded by the coding sequence ATGAACATGCACGCGGTCAACGGTGGCACGGCCGTCGAAGCGCCGGAGGAGACCGAGCCCGCGCGCGACGCCCTGCTTCGGCGCCGCGGCGAGATGATCGCGGAGGGGCCTCGGCCGCCGCGGCCCCGGACCGCGCGCCGCCGAGCCGAAGCGCTCTGCGACGAAGGGAGCTTCGCCGAGCTGGATCCGTTCCGGCGCGCCCGGCCTTCGGGATACGCGGCCGTCAAGGCGCGTGACGGCGACGGTGTCGTCACCGGGTGGGGCACGATCTCCGGCCGGCCGGTGGTCGTCGTCGCGCACGATTTCTCGTTCGCAGGGGGATCGATCGGCGCCGTCTTCGCCGAGAAGATCACGCGCGCGCAGCGGCTGGCGCTGGAGCGTCGCTGCCCGATCGTCTACCTGAACGACTCCGGCGGGGCTCGCATCCACGAAGGGATCGAGGCGCTCCACGGCTGCGGGCAGATCATGGCACTGAACGTCGCCGCGCGGCGCACGATCCCGCAGATCTCGGTGATCCTCGGCCCCTGCGCGGGGGCCGCAGCGTACTCACCGGCGTTGACCGACTGGACCATCATGGTCGCCGGGCGGAGCCAGATGTTCCTGACCGGTCCCGAGGTCGTGCGGGCCGCCACCGGCGAGCGGATCGATCCCGAATCGCTCGGCGGTGCGGCGCTGCATGCCCGCGAGAGCGGCGTCGCCCATCTCGAAGCATCGGACGAGGATGAGGCGCTGGCCGCTGCGCGCCGGTTGCTCTCGTACGTGCCGCAAGCCGCCGGGGCCGACCTGCTGGAGCGCCTTCCTGCTCCGCCGCCCCCCGCGCGCGTGGCCGCGCTCCCCGACATCGTCCCCGCTCATCCCGGGACCCCCTTCGACATGCGATCTCTCCTGGCCGGGATCCTGGACGCCGGGGTGCTGTTCGAGCTGATGCCCGGAGTTGGGCAGAGCCTCCTGACCGGCCTGGCCCGGCTCGACGGTGTGCCGGTAGGCGTGGTCGCATCGCAACCCGCGCGACGCGGGGGTATCCTCGACGCGCGGACTGCGACCAAGGGCGCACGTTTCGTCGAGTTCTGCGGCCGGTTCGGCCTGCCGATCGTGACGCTCGTCGACGTGCCCGGCTTCATGCCGGGCTCGGCCGAGGAACGGCGGGGTGTGATCACGCACGGCGCGGCTCTGCTGGCCGCCTACGTGGACGCAGCGGTGCCGAAGCTGACCGTCATCGTCCGCAAAGCGTACGGCGGCGCCTACATCGCGATGGGGTCGCGCTCGCTCGGCGCGGCGCACACCTGGGCATGGCCGGGCGCTGAGATCGCGGTGATGGGGCCGGAGGCTGCGGTCGGGCTCCTTCACCGCCGCGAGTTGGCGACCGCGACGGACCCGCAAGCCGAGCGCCGAACCCTCGCCGCCAAATATCGCGCGACCGTCACGAGCCCGTTCGTCGCGGCCGAGGCAGGGGTGATCGACGAGGTGATCCTCCCCGAGGAGACGCGCACGAGGCTCGTCGCCGCGCTTCGCCTCGCTTTGAGCTAG